The Methanotorris formicicus Mc-S-70 region GGATGCCTACTATTTAGGTGGTTTTATAACCTCAGCAGGATCGGAGGTATTCAACACTATAGCAATTCCAATAGAGGTGGATGAGAAGCATAAGGAGTATTTAAAGAAACTTGATGAATATATTGACTTGCCATTGACAAATGTCATTGGTAGGAATATTGTGGATGTTGGGAAATATTCAGAGGTTTGGAAAGATGTTGATTTAAGACCTCATGTTAATGTATATAGGTGTAGAAATTGTGATTTTTGCATAGTTGAGGAGTTGTGTCCAACAAAGGCAGTAAGAAGGGTGGAGCATTTAGGTGGGAGAAGGTTACCTAATGAAGATTGCTTTGGATGTGGAGTTTGTGCAACAAGTTGTCCTTATGGGATATATCAGATGAAATTAGGTAGTATATTAGATATTCCAATAACATGCAGGCAATCTGATAGAGAGAGAGCATTAAAACTTGCTGAAGAATTAAAAGAGAGGATTATTAAGGGAGAATTTGATATTTAGGCAGATTAATTTTAAATTTTCTAAACATTAAAAAATAATAGTGGTGCCCTATTTTGGGGGTCGGAACCTTTAACCCGTCTCGGTGTCAGCCATAAGGCCTCATCCACAATAATATTATAATCAGTATTAATCACATTTTAGTATTAATAATTTTTAATTTATATTACTTTCGATATAAAATTATCTAATTAGTATTATTAAGATTGTTAAAAATAAGTCCATTATACATTTGAAATAGTAAAATCAAAGGGGCAAAGTATATTGAGGTTACTGAAACCATTCAAAGATATTTAAATTCCCTTCCATCTGAAAAGAGACATAATTTAATGAAAGAAATAGAAAATGACTTTGAAGATTATTTAGAAAGACATTGGGAGGATTATGAATTTACTGGAATAGTTAAAATTGACTTAAAAACTTTTGAAGTTAAGAGTGGAAAGGTTAGCGGGCATCTCTTAAACAACTTCGCCATGGATGAATTTAACAACCATTTAAGAGTGGCAACAACAATTGGGAACTGGAGATTTAGAAATAAGATGACAAACAACATCTATCTTTAAGAGACTATCATGCCTTTTTATGGGATGAGAAGTATAAAATCTTCTTCATTCCAGTTCATAACCATGCATACATCTTCAAAGTGAGTAATGGAGAGATTGAGATGGTTAATGATGATGAACATAAAGGAGTAGTATTGAGAGCTTTATTTATAAACAACTATTTATATACATTCTCACGAACGGAGATGCATGTATTGGATGAGAATATCTGGGAATTAATTAAAAAGATAGAGTTTGATAAATAATTTCCATATATAGTTAGATGAGGTAGAATTATGATGCTTTACGTTCCATACTTAGTTTTTGAGGTTAATGGGAAAGAATATATGATAGATGCCTATTTTTCAAAGAAGCTTGAGAAGATTGAGAGGGTCTCAGCACTAATTAAACCAATAGACAGAGATTTACCAAAAACTGCTAAAAATCATCTCCCAATATTATTAAAAGAGAATGAATTGGAAGAATTTTTAAAAAAATTATTTGTTGAAGTTTATGAACAATCTGGAGAGAGATTGAATGCAAGATTAAAACATATGAGAAGATGGAACATATTTAGATTTATAGGCATTCCTGTAGGATTTTTAAGACATATAAAGAGAGAAGAAGATCTTGCAAAAGAAAATAGGGAGACAATGTTATCCTTAGCTATATTAAGAAAAATCCTTGACATTAAAAATCCAGAAGACATAAACAGCATAAAAATAACTGCAAAATACTACCTCTACTATAAAATTGAAATTAAAGGCAACCAAATTTTTAATGAGAAGGGAAAAGATATCATATACACTCAACTCCTTGAGATTGATAACGGATTTAAAAAATCCTTTAATATTTAGCATAAAGCCAGCAAGCAACGTAGTGGTTTTTCTCAACTTCAATCATTGGAGGTTCTTTCTCTCTGCAGATGTCTTTTACATAAGGACATCTTGGATGAAACCTACAACCACTTGGAGGATTAATTGGACTTGGTGGCTCTCCTTTAACAATCTTACGTTTTGCTTTAAGTTCTTTAGCAATTTCTGGGTTTGGAACTGGAATGGAGGAGAGGAGCATCTGGGTGTATGGGTGGAGAGGATTTTCAAAGATACTCTCTGAAGAACCAAGCTCAACGAGCTTTCCAAGATACATAACACCCATTCTATGGCTCATATACTTAACAACAGCCAAATCGTGTGAGATAAAGAGATATGCAAATCCATACTCTTTCTGTAAATCCTTGAGGATGTTTAAGATATTTGCCTGAACTGAAACATCCAACGCAGACGTTGGTTCATCAAGCACAATGAACTCTGGTTTTAATGCCAAAATCCTTGCCAAAGAAATCCTCTGCCTTTGTCCTCCACTGAACTCATGTGGATATCTATAAAGATGGCTCTCATTCAAACCAACACTCTCCAATAGATTTATAACAAACTCTTCTGGATTGTCTACCTCAATACCATGAAATCTAACTGGCTCCATGATGATTTGAAAGACCGTCTGTCTTGGGTTTAGAGATGAGTATGGGTCTTGAAACATTATTTGAGCTTTCCTTCTAAACCATTTTAGCTCATTGCCTTTAAGTTTCACCACATCTTTGCCTTTAAATAGTATCTCCCCAGCACTTGGCTCTATTAAACAAAGAATTGCCCTTCCAGTTGTTGTTTTACCACAACCACTCTCCCCAACTAATCCAAACGTCTCTCCTCTATATATATCAAAGCTTATGTCATCAACTGCCTTAACAAATCCTTTTGTAGAGAACAATCCCTTTATAGGAAAGTATTTTTTCAGATGTTTAACTTCCAATACTTTTTCCATAATTTCACCTTAGTAAAGGTGGCAAGCAACAAAATGTCCATTTTCAATCTCTTTTAGCTCTGGTATCTTTTGTTTGCAGATATCTTTTACGTAGGGACATCTTTGATGAAACCTACAGCCACTCGGAGGATTTATTAAATTAGGCACAGTCCCTGGAATTGATTCCAAACGTTCTATCTTTGTCAGTAAATTAGGAACTGCCAATGCTACAGATGTTGACTTTATTAAAACAAAAACATCATCTCCAACTTCAATACCTAAATCATTTAGTGCATCTTTTGTAATAACAGAGATTATTTTTTGGTCTCCTATCTTAACTACAACCTCTGCCATTACTTGACCAACTTTTATTTCTTCAACAGTTCCTTTTAATTGATTTCTCATACTAACTTTCATTTTATCACCCATAATACTTAACAAATAGTATATTATTATATTATTATATATCTTTCGGTATAAGGAAAGTTACTTCCTAATTACAACAGAAGATGATATAGATGCCTTCACGACCATTCCTTTTTTTAATCCCATTCTATATGCCTTAGATTTCATCAACTCACAGGTTAAATATACACCACCAACATCAACGATTGCCTCAACTGTTGATAAACTTAGTTGATAAACATCGACAACCTCTACCTCAAAGACGTTATTGTTTCTAAGGTGATAACGACATCCTCTCCCATCACCAACCAATACAATATCCTCCGGCCTTATGGCTAATGTTGCATCCCCACATTCATACCCACCATCAAGATAAATATCTAAATCTCCCTCAAAAATGTATGAGTCATCTTCTTTCTTAATTTTGCCTTTAAGAAAGTTCTTGTATCCAACAAATCTTGCTACAAATTCATTTTTTGGCTTGTTTAGTATTTCCTCAACGTCACCATATTGTTCTATCCTACCATTTCTTATTATTGCCATCCTCTTTGCCAAAGCGATAGCCTCAATAAAATCATGCGTTACATGTATAAACGTTAAATCTGAATCCCCATAAATTCTTTTAAGTTCAAGTATGAGATTTTCATGGTTTAATCTATCCAAAGAATTTAAGGGTTCATCAAGAAGAATAATTTCAGGTTCTACAACTAAAGCCCTTGCTAATGCAACCCTCTGCTGTTCTCCCATGCTCAACGTCTCTGGTTTTCTATTTAGGAGGTGCTCTATACCCAATGATTTACTAACCTCCCTAACTTTTTCTTCTCTAATTTTTCTATCTTTAATACCATAGCCAATATTGTCCTTCACACTCAAATGTGGGAAGAGATATTTTCCATGACACATGACAATTTTTCTCTCACATATGGGCTTGTTTGTTATATCTTCTCCATTTAAGATTATTCTTCCGCTATCTGGCTTTCTAAATCCCGCTATTATTTCTAAGAGTGTTGTTTTTCCGCTTCCACTTAAACCAAGGAATACGAAATAATCTTTTTTCCTTATTTCAAGGTTGTCTATTTCAAGGGTGAAGTAGGCAAGTTTCTTCTTTAAATTTTCTATTTTTAGCATATTTATCTACCTAACATGCAGAATCTCTCAACTCCTAATATTTTAGCCATTCCAGCAATTGTTGTTCCATAGAAGATAATTCTTTTGTTATATTTTTTAGCCAACTCCCAAATTTCTTCAAATGTCCCATTTGCTATTGTTGAGCCAGTAGCTAAAACTACATCTGAATTTTTTATTAGCTCTTCATTATATTCCCCATGGATAATTTTAGCCCCATATTTTATTTTTCCGACATTCTCTGGATTTAAATCGCTGACTATAACGTTCTCTGCTCCAAACTGACTAACAATTTCTTTAACAAATGCTGGCTGAAAACCAATAATTCCGATTTTTTTAATGTTTTCATTTTTTAACATCTTGGCAAGTTCTTTTGCACATTTCTCTGGCTCATCTCCACTACAATGTATTGTTCTATCAATCAAACCCAAGTATCTCATTATTGCATTTAATGTTGCAACAACTGCAGGATTGTTTCCATTCTCAATAACTTCTTTAACAGTTCCTTCAAATTCCACAGGTTCATCTGTAAACGCATCTCCTCCACATCCTTTAAAATTAGCCCTTAACAAAATCTCCTTCCCACTCATTAAAGGATAATCCTTTATTCTTGATGTTTCAAGTTTTGTGTCTGATATTTTAATCTCAACTACCTCATTTAGAAGGTTATTCTCCTCTACAAGGTTTTTTAGCATCTCCCTAACATTCACCATATTTTCCACCCTCCAAATTTACTACAAATTTTATTAAGGATATAACCAATACAGCAATTGCTATATGGATTGTTGCAATTGCAAGTGCAAGTTCTATATTTCCAATAGAAACATTTAAAAATACCGCAATTGGTAATGTTTCTGTTTTCATTTTTGTTGCTCCAGCAAGCATCAATGTTGCTCCAAACTCTCCAATAGCCCTTGCCCATCCAAGGATTGTTCCAGCAATAATACCACTCTTTGCAAGAGGGAGTGTTATTTTTAAGAAACTCTCTAATTTGGTAGAGCCCAGACTTTGTGCTATATATTCATATTTTACATCTATGCCCTCAAATACTGCCCTTGTTGTTCTAATGATAAATGGTGTTGCTATAAAGAACTGAGCAATTATAATCCCATTTTGCGTAAAGATTATATTAACAATGTTTTCTGTTATAAACTTTCCAATGGTTGTATTTCCAAAGAATATGAGTAATCCAAAACCAGATACGAGAGGAGGCAATAGAACGGGTAAATTTATCAAACTGTCTATAATTTCCTTACCTCTGAAGTTATATCTTGCAAGTGCATACGCTGATGGAACACCTACGATAAGTGCAAGAAATATTGCAATGAATGAGCATTTGATACTCAATAATATGGCAAATCTAACCTCCTCTGATTGAATTGCGTTAAGTAGAGTTTCTATTGAAATCTTTCCAAGTATGGAAACTATCACAGAAAGAATAATAAATAGAAAAAGCATCAATGTAGTGAGTGATACATATTTTAAACTTTTCTGATTCATTTCACTCAATCACCTCAAATCCATATTTTTTAAACACATCTTTCCCCTCAGTTAAAACGAAGTTGTAAAACCTCTCTGCATTTTCTTTATTTTTTGTGGTTTTTAGTATGGCAATTGGAACTGTTTTTATAACATTATATTTTGGATTTATTGGGATGATATCGACTTTATCTTTGTTTTCAACTGCATCAGCCCTCCAAATCACTGCAGCATCTGCCTGTCCTTCAATAGCATACAACAAAACTTGCTTTACAGTTGCTCCCTTAACAACAACATTTTTATTTATTTTTTCTGAAATTCCAGGATTGTATTTCTCTGCCTTTTTAAGAATCTTTTTAAATGTCTTACCAATTGCTATATTCTCATCACCCAAGGCAACTTTAACCCCAGGTTTTCCCAAATCCTCAAGGCAAGTTATATTCTTTGGATTTCCTTTTTGAACTACAATAACTGGAATATGTTTGGTAAAGTTTTTGTATTCTAATATATAACCTCTTTTCTCAAGTTCTTTGAGGTAAAAATGTGCTCCTGGCATGAATATATCTCCTTCATTTGATGCTAAAATTTTTGAATAGAGATAACCACTTCCAGCGTAGTCGTATTCAACTTTTATTCCATATTTTTTTTCAAACATCTTTCCAATTTCATCCATGGGCTTTTGCATTCCAGCCCCAACATAGGCGTGTATTACCTCTTCTTTTGTTTCAGATTTTTGCATACATCCAGACGCCAAAACTATTCCTACAATCAACAATCCAAATATCGCTATTTTTTTATCCATATTCTCCCTCAGATGTTAATGTAAGTTGTTACATTTTGTATGGAATAGTAATGTGTATCGATTATCGCCAGAACTTATATATAAATTTTTGAGTTTTGGTAAAATTGTTAAATACTACAACAATATATTATATAAATTTTTCGGTAATCGGAAACTTCTTTCCGTATTTGTGATAGAAAATTATATATAAACCTTTCGGCATAAGGAAATATACTTCCGTATGATGTATAAATTTAATAATAATTATAATATAATGAATGATGATATTATAATCATATTTGGGGTGGTATTATGATAAAACTTCTATACAAGGGAGAGTTGATAAGGGAAG contains the following coding sequences:
- a CDS encoding beta-propeller domain-containing protein, which gives rise to MKEIENDFEDYLERHWEDYEFTGIVKIDLKTFEVKSGKVSGHLLNNFAMDEFNNHLRVATTIGNWRFRNKMTNNIYL
- a CDS encoding ABC transporter ATP-binding protein, whose product is MEKVLEVKHLKKYFPIKGLFSTKGFVKAVDDISFDIYRGETFGLVGESGCGKTTTGRAILCLIEPSAGEILFKGKDVVKLKGNELKWFRRKAQIMFQDPYSSLNPRQTVFQIIMEPVRFHGIEVDNPEEFVINLLESVGLNESHLYRYPHEFSGGQRQRISLARILALKPEFIVLDEPTSALDVSVQANILNILKDLQKEYGFAYLFISHDLAVVKYMSHRMGVMYLGKLVELGSSESIFENPLHPYTQMLLSSIPVPNPEIAKELKAKRKIVKGEPPSPINPPSGCRFHPRCPYVKDICREKEPPMIEVEKNHYVACWLYAKY
- a CDS encoding TOBE domain-containing protein, with protein sequence MGDKMKVSMRNQLKGTVEEIKVGQVMAEVVVKIGDQKIISVITKDALNDLGIEVGDDVFVLIKSTSVALAVPNLLTKIERLESIPGTVPNLINPPSGCRFHQRCPYVKDICKQKIPELKEIENGHFVACHLY
- a CDS encoding ATP-binding cassette domain-containing protein; this translates as MLKIENLKKKLAYFTLEIDNLEIRKKDYFVFLGLSGSGKTTLLEIIAGFRKPDSGRIILNGEDITNKPICERKIVMCHGKYLFPHLSVKDNIGYGIKDRKIREEKVREVSKSLGIEHLLNRKPETLSMGEQQRVALARALVVEPEIILLDEPLNSLDRLNHENLILELKRIYGDSDLTFIHVTHDFIEAIALAKRMAIIRNGRIEQYGDVEEILNKPKNEFVARFVGYKNFLKGKIKKEDDSYIFEGDLDIYLDGGYECGDATLAIRPEDIVLVGDGRGCRYHLRNNNVFEVEVVDVYQLSLSTVEAIVDVGGVYLTCELMKSKAYRMGLKKGMVVKASISSSVVIRK
- a CDS encoding Rossmann-like domain-containing protein — encoded protein: MVNVREMLKNLVEENNLLNEVVEIKISDTKLETSRIKDYPLMSGKEILLRANFKGCGGDAFTDEPVEFEGTVKEVIENGNNPAVVATLNAIMRYLGLIDRTIHCSGDEPEKCAKELAKMLKNENIKKIGIIGFQPAFVKEIVSQFGAENVIVSDLNPENVGKIKYGAKIIHGEYNEELIKNSDVVLATGSTIANGTFEEIWELAKKYNKRIIFYGTTIAGMAKILGVERFCMLGR
- a CDS encoding ABC transporter permease codes for the protein MNQKSLKYVSLTTLMLFLFIILSVIVSILGKISIETLLNAIQSEEVRFAILLSIKCSFIAIFLALIVGVPSAYALARYNFRGKEIIDSLINLPVLLPPLVSGFGLLIFFGNTTIGKFITENIVNIIFTQNGIIIAQFFIATPFIIRTTRAVFEGIDVKYEYIAQSLGSTKLESFLKITLPLAKSGIIAGTILGWARAIGEFGATLMLAGATKMKTETLPIAVFLNVSIGNIELALAIATIHIAIAVLVISLIKFVVNLEGGKYGEC
- the modA gene encoding molybdate ABC transporter substrate-binding protein — translated: MDKKIAIFGLLIVGIVLASGCMQKSETKEEVIHAYVGAGMQKPMDEIGKMFEKKYGIKVEYDYAGSGYLYSKILASNEGDIFMPGAHFYLKELEKRGYILEYKNFTKHIPVIVVQKGNPKNITCLEDLGKPGVKVALGDENIAIGKTFKKILKKAEKYNPGISEKINKNVVVKGATVKQVLLYAIEGQADAAVIWRADAVENKDKVDIIPINPKYNVIKTVPIAILKTTKNKENAERFYNFVLTEGKDVFKKYGFEVIE